One genomic segment of Mangifera indica cultivar Alphonso chromosome 6, CATAS_Mindica_2.1, whole genome shotgun sequence includes these proteins:
- the LOC123218718 gene encoding protein TOPLESS, protein MSSLSRELVFLILQFLDEEKFKETVHKLEQESGFFFNMKYFEDEVHNGNWDEVEKYLSGFTKVDDNRYSMKIFFEIRKQKYLEALDKHDRSKAVEILVKDLKVFSTFNEELFKEITQLLTLENFRENEQLSKYGDTKSARAIMLVELKKLIEANPLFRDKLQFPHLKNSRLRTLINQSLNWQHQLCKNPRPNPDIKTLFVDHSCGQPNGARAPSPANSPLLGSLPKAGGFPPLGGHGPFQPTPAPVPTPLAGWMSNPSTVTHPAVSGGGAIGLGASSIPAALKHPRTPPTNPSVEYPPGEADHVSKRTRPMGISDEVNLPVNVLPVTFPGHSHSQVFNATEDLPKTVTRTLNQGSSPMSMDFHPVQQTLLLVGTNVGNIGLWDVGSRERLVLRNFKVWDLSACSMPLQAALAKDPDVSVNRVIWSPDGSLFGVAYSRHIVQIYSYHGGDEVRQHLEIDAHVGGVNDLAFSHPNKQLCVITCGDDKTIKVWDAATGAKQYIFEGHEAPVYSVCPHHKENIQFIFSTALDGKIKAWLYDNLGSRVDYDAPGHWCTTMAYSADGTRLFSCGTSKDGESYIVEWNESEGAVKRTYQGFRKRSLGVVQFDTTKNRFLAAGDEFSIKFWDMDNIQLLMSIDADGGLPASPRIRFNKDGSLLAVSANENGIKILANSDGMRLLHTVENLSYDASRTSEASKPVVNPISAAAAAAATSAGLSDRGVSAVAIPGMNGDARSLADVKPRITEESNDKSKIWKLTEISEPSQCRTLRLPENMRATKISRLIFTNSGNAILALASNAIHLLWKWQRTGKATASVQPQLWQPPSGILMTNEVSDTNPEEAVCCFALSKNDSYVMSASGGKISLFNMMTFKTMATFMPPPPAATFLAFHPQDNNIIAIGMDDSSIQIYNVRVDEVKSKLKGHSKKVTGLAFSHVLNVLVSSGADAQLCVWSSDGWEKQKNRFLQIPAGRTLTAQSDTRVQFHQDQIHFLVVHESQLAIFETTKLECVKQWAPRETSAPISHATFSCDSQLVYACFLDATLCVFGASNLRLRCRINPSAYLPSSVSSSNVNPLVIAAHPQEPNQFALGLSDGGVHVFEPLESEGKWGVPPPLENGSASSVLAAPPVGASGSDQAQR, encoded by the exons ATGTCGTCTCTCAGTAGAGAGCTGGTATTCTTGATCTtacagtttcttgatgaggaaAAGTTCAAAGAAACTGTTCACAA GCTTGAGCAGGAGTctggctttttttttaatatgaaatattttgagGATGAGGTGCATAATGGTAACTGggatgaagttgaaaaatacCTTTCTGGTTTTACTAAAGTGGACGATAATCGTTACTCTATGAAAATCTTTTTTGAGATAAGGAAACAGAAATATCTCGAGGCGTTGGACAA GCATGACCGGTCAAAGGCTGTGGAGATACTAGTGAAAGATTTAAAGGTTTTTTCTACATTTAATGAGGAGCTTTTTAAGGAGATTACTCAGCTGTTAACACTGGAGAACTTTAG GGAAAATGAGCAATTGTCAAAGTATGGAGATACAAAGTCTGCAAGAGCAATCATGCTTGTTGAGCTCAAGAAACTTATTGAAGCCAATCCATTGTTCCGTGACAAGTTGCAGTTCCCTCACCTTAAGAATTCAAGGTTACGAACTCTCATCAATCAAAG CCTGAATTGGCAGCATCAACTTTGTAAAAACCCAAGGCCGAATCCTGATATAAAAACTCTGTTTGTTGATCACTCATGTGGACAACCAAACGGTGCACGGGCTCCATCACCTGCAAACAGTCCATTGCTTGGGTCATTACCCAAAGCTGGAGGTTTTCCTCCTCTAGGTGGCCATGGG CCATTTCAACCTACACCAGCACCAGTTCCAACACCCCTTGCAGGTTGGATGTCTAATCCTTCAACAGTAACTCATCCAGCAGTTTCTGGAGGAGGAGCTATTGGTCTTGGTGCTTCGTCTATCCCAG CTGCTTTAAAGCATCCCAGAACTCCTCCAACTAACCCTTCTGTGGAATATCCACCAGGGGAAGCTGATCATGTTTCCAAAAGAACACGACCTATGGGAATATCCGATGAG GTAAATCTGCCTGTAAATGTTTTGCCGGTAACATTTCCAGGCCACAGTCATAGTCAGGTTTTTAATGCAACTGAAGACTTGCCAAAGACAGTCACAAGGACTTTGAATCAGGGATCATCTCCAATGAGCATGGATTTTCATCCTGTTCAACAGACACTTCTTTTAG TTGGAACCAATGTGGGGAACATAGGATTGTGGGATGTTGGTTCTAGGGAACGGCTGGTCTTGAGAAACTTTAAAGTTTGGGATCTTAGTGCATGTTCGATGCCTCTCCAG GCTGCTCTTGCCAAAGATCCTGATGTGTCTGTTAATCGTGTTATATGGAGCCCTGATGGTTCTTTATTTG GAGTTGCATACTCAAGGCACATAGTTCAAATATATTCATATCATGGGGGAGATGAAGTTCGACAGCACTTGGAG ATTGATGCTCATGTTGGTGGAGTTAATGATCTTGCTTTCTCTCACCCAAATAAGCAACTTTGTGTGATTACCTGTGGTGATGACAAGACCATAAAG GTGTGGGATGCTGCCACTGGtgcaaaacaatatatatttgaagGTCATGAGGCTCCTGTATATTCTGTCTGCCCTCATCATAAGGAAAATATTCAG TTCATCTTTTCAACTGCTCTTGATGGAAAGATAAAAGCTTGGTTGTATGACAATTTGGGATCTCGTGTTGATTATGACGCTCCTGGCCATTGGTGCACAACAATGGCTTACAGTGCCGATGGCACAAG ACTCTTTTCATGTGGGACAAGTAAAGATGGGGAGTCATATATTGTTGAATGGAATGAAAGTGAAGGAGCTGTGAAAAGGACCTATCAAGGATTCCGTAAGCGGTCTCTGGGTGTTGTGCAATTTGACACCACTAAAAATCGGTTTTTGGCTGCTGGCGATGAATTCTCCATTAAATTCTGGGATATGGACAATATACAACTTTTGATGAGCATTGATGCTGATGGAGGCCTTCCA GCTAGTCCACGTATTCGCTTTAACAAGGATGGCAGCCTCTTGGCTGTTTCTGCCAATGAGAATGGGATTAAGATCTTAGCAAATTCAGATGGCATGCGGTTACTGCATACGGTTGAGAATCTTTCTTATGATGCGTCAAGAACATCTGAAGCCTCAAAG CCCGTGGTAAATCCAATCTCAgctgcagcagcagcagctgCCACTAGTGCTGGACTTTCAGACAGAGGGGTGTCAGCGGTTGCTATTCCTGGAATG AATGGGGATGCCCGGAGCCTGGCAGATGTGAAACCTAGAATAACTGAAGAATCTAATGACAAATCAAAGATTTGGAAGCTAACCGAAATTAGTGAACCATCTCAGTGTCGAACTTTGAGACTTCCTGAAAATATGAGGGCCACCAAG ATATCAAGGTTAATCTTTACCAATTCAGGGAATGCTATCTTGGCATTAGCATCAAATGCTATTCACCTGCTCTGGAAGTGGCAGCGAACTGGCAAG GCAACTGCTAGTGTGCAACCTCAACTATGGCAACCACCAAGTGGCATTCTGATGACCAATGAAGTTTCAGACACAAACCCTGAAGAGGCTGTTTGTTGCTTTGCTTTGTCTAAGAATGATTCGTATGTAATGTCTGCTTCTGGTGGAAAAATTTCCCTCTTCAATATGATGACATTTAAG ACAATGGCTACTTTCATGCCACCACCACCTGCAGCAACATTTCTTGCCTTTCATCCTCAAGATAACAATATAATTGCTATTGGCATGGATGATTCATCAATTCAGATATATAATGTCCGTGTTGATGAG GTTAAAAGCAAACTTAAAGGCCATTCCAAAAAGGTAACTGGCCTTGCCTTTTCTCATGTACTGAATGTGCTAGTTTCATCTGGAGCTGATGCTCAG CTTTGTGTATGGAGCTCCGATGGATGGGAAAAGCAAAAGAACAGATTCTTGCAAATTCCAGCCGGGAGAACACTGACAGCGCAATCAGATACACGAGTACAGTTTCATCAAGACCAGATACACTTCTTGGTTGTACATGAGAGTCAGCTTGCAATTTTTGAAACAACAAAACTAGAATGTGTGAAGCAG TGGGCCCCACGGGAGACTTCAGCCCCAATCAGTCATGCAACATTCTCATGTGATAGCCAGCTGGTATATGCTTGCTTCTTGGATGCAACTTTGTGTGTTTTTGGCGCTTCAAATCTCCGATTACGTTGCCGTATCAATCCATCAGCATATCTTCCTTCTAGTGTCAG TAGTTCCAATGTCAACCCACTTGTGATTGCTGCACATCCACAAGAACCAAATCAGTTTGCTCTGGGACTATCGGATGGGGGAGTTCATGTGTTTGAGCCCCTTGAATCTGAAGGAAAATGGGGCGTACCTCCGCCCTTGGAGAATGGGTCAGCAAGCAGTGTACTAGCTGCGCCACCGGTTGGAGCGTCAGGGTCAGACCAAGCCCAGAGATGA
- the LOC123218777 gene encoding P-loop guanosine triphosphatase YjiA yields the protein MASHSTEMATAFFSFTTRQQTTSLCKLPTRFLPLLYKPQSRNLSFKTMPSSFQSKFIALNLAKPSRRLSVAATATTASDQSDVATKIPPDSRIPATIITGFLGSGKTTLLNHILTADHGKRIAVIENEFGEVDIDGSLVAAKTTGAEDIVMLNNGCLCCTVRGDLVRMISELVSKKKGKFDHIVIETTGLANPAPIIQTFYAEDSIFNEVKLDGVVTLVDAKHAGFHLDEVKPKGVVNEAVEQIAYADRIIVNKTDLVSEPQITSLVDRIKHINRMAYLKRTEFGKVDLDYVLGIGGFDLERIDSAVDAKEDHSSHDHHDHDHHEGEHDHYHDHHHHEHEHHDGHHSHDHTHDPGISSVSIVCEGMLDLEKANMWLGTLLLERSEDIYRMKGLLSVQGMDERFVFQGVHDIFQGSPDRPWGPDEPRINKIVFIGKNLDAQEIEKGFKACLL from the exons ATGGCTTCGCATTCAACTGAAATGGCCACCGCCTTCTTCTCCTTCACTACTCGTCAACAAACCACTTCGCTTTGCAAACTCCCTACCAGATTCCTTCCCCTTCTCTATAAACCCCAATCCCGGAACTTATCTTTTAAAACGATGCCTTCCTCTTTTCAATCCAAATTCATTGCTCTTAACTTAGCCAAACCCAGCCGTCGCTTGTCGGTCGCTGCGACGGCTACCACAGCAAGTGATCAATCCGACGTCGCCACGAAAATTCCGCCTGATAGTCGAATTCCCGCCACGATTATTACCGGCTTTTTAGGTTCCGggaag ACAACATTGCTTAATCATATATTGACGGCAGATCATGGGAAGCGAATAGCTGTTATTGAGAATGAG TTTGGTGAAGTGGACATCGATGGTTCACTAGTTGCAGCCAAAACTACTGGGGCTGAGGATATAGTTATGCTTAACAATGGCTGTTTGTGTTGTACAGTAAGAGGTGATCTTGTGAGGATGATTTCAGAATTGGTCAgtaaaaagaaagggaaatttGACCATATTGTGATTGAAACTACAG GATTAGCAAACCCAGCACCAATCATTCAGACATTTTATGCTGAGGATTCTATTTTTAACGAAGTAAAGTTGGATGGTGTTGTCACATTGGTTGATGCTAAACATGCTGGTTTTCATTTAGATGAGGTTAAGCCAAAAGGAGTTGTCAATGAGGCAGTAGAGCAAATTGCTTATGCTGACCGTATCATAGTAAATAAG ACTGATCTTGTTAGTGAGCCACAAATTACTTCGTTGGTGGACCGGATAAAG CACATAAACAGGATGGCTTATTTGAAGCGAACTGAGTTTGGAAAAGTTGACTTGGATTATGTTCTTGGCATTGGAGGTTTTGATTTGGAGAG AATTGATAGTGCTGTAGATGCAAAGGAAGACCATTCTAGTCATGACCACCATGACCATGATCATCATGAAGGTGAACATGACCATTACCACGACCATCATCATCACGAGCATG AACATCATGATGGTCACCATTCACATGATCACACTCATGATCCAGGCATCTCTTCTGTCAGCATAGTTTGTGAAGGGATGTTAGATCTTGAGAAG gCTAACATGTGGCTTGGTACATTATTGTTGGAACGTAGTGAAGACATATATCGGATGAAAGGTCTCCTATCCGTTCAAGGAATGGATGAAAGATTTGTCTTTCAG GGTGTTCATGACATATTCCAAGGTTCACCGGATCGGCCTTGGGGTCCAGATGAACCAAGAATAAATAAGATTGTGTTTATTGGGAAAAATTTGGATGCTCAAGAAATTGAAAAGGGGTTTAAAGCCTGTTTACTATGA
- the LOC123218139 gene encoding calcineurin subunit B-like, producing MGSASSMLTQYDIEEVQQHCHNLFTQQEIVSLYHRFCQLDRNAKGFISADEFLSVPEFSMNPLSQRLLKMVDGLNFKDFVAFLSAFSSKASMQQKIELIFKVYDSDGNGKVSFNDIMEVLQDLSGSFMSDEQREQVLTQVFKEAGYTRDSYLTLADFIKVFGTSGLNMDVEVPVD from the exons ATGGGGAGTGCCTCATCTATGCTAACTCAATATGATATTGAAGAGGTTCAACAACACTGCCATAACCTAT TTACCCAGCAAGAAATAGTTTCATTGTATCATAGATTCTGCCAGCTGGATAGAAACGCAAAAGGGTTTATCTCAGCTGATGAGTTCTTATCTGTGCCTGAATTTTCAATGAACCCACTTTCTCAG AGATTGCTTAAGATGGTGGATGGGTTGAATTTTAAGGATTTTGTGGCCTTCTTGTCTGCATTTAGTTCTAAAGCAAGCATGCAGCAGAAAATTGAAC ttatttttaaagtatatGACTCAGACGGTAACGGAAAGGTGTCTTTCAATGACATAATGGAAGTGCTGCAGGATTTGTCTGGTTCGTTTATGTCGGATGAGCAACGAGAG CAAGTCTTGACTCAAGTGTTCAAGGAAGCAGGTTACACAAGGGACTCTTATTTAACATTGGCTGACTTCATTAAG GTTTTTGGAACTTCCGGCCTAAATATGGATGTTGAAGTTCCGGTTGACTAA